GGCATCGCGGCGTTCGTGAAGTATCTCGATCGTGCCAAGACACCTTTGTTCCCCGAGCCGATCGCCATTTCGGCTGTCCGCGACGGCATCGGCATCGACGTCGCGCTGGAGTGGAACGACAGCTATTACGAGAACGTCCTTCCGTTCACGAACAACATCCCGCAGCGCGACGGCGGCACGCACATGGCCGCGTTCCGCGCAGCGCTGACGCGCACCATCAACGGCTATGCCGAAAAGTCAGGCATGCTGAAGAAGGAGAAGGTGACGCTGACCGGCGACGACATGCGCGAAGGCCTTACCGCTATCGTGTCGGTCAAGCTGCCTGACCCGAAGTTCAGTTCGCAGACCAAGGACAAATTGGTCAGCTCGGAAGTGCGCCAGCCGCTCGAAAGCCTCATGAGCGACAAGATGAGCGAATGGCTGGAGGAAAACCCGGCCAACGCCCGGTCGATCATTCAAAAAGTCATCGACGCCGCCGCCGCGCGCGAAGCGGCACGCAAGGCGCGCGAGGCCAGCCGCAAGTCGGTCATGGGCATCGCCTCGCTTCCCGGCAAGCTCGCCGACTGCCAGGAACGCGATCCCGCGCTCAGCGAACTGTTCCTGGTCGAGGGTGACTCGGCAGGCGGCTCTGCGAAGCAGGGCCGCAACCGCCAGAACCAGGCGATCCTTCCGCTCAAAGGCAAGATCCTCAACGTCGAGCGTGCGCGGTTCGACCGAATGCTTGGATCGAAGGAAATCGGGACGCTGATCCAGGCGCTCGGCACGTCGATCGGCGCCGAAGAGTTCAACATCGAGAAGCTGCGCTATCACAAGATCGTGATCATGACGGACGCCGACGTCGACGGCGCCCACATCCGCACGCTGCTGCTGACCTTCTTCTACCGTCAGATGCCGAAGCTGCTGGAGAACGGCCACCTCTACATCGCCCAGCCGCCGCTCTACAAAGTCAGTCGCGGCCGCTCCGAAGTCTATTTGAAGGACGACGCCGCGCTCGACGATTATCTGGAAGAAGCGGGTCTAGAAGGGCTGGTTCTCGACACCCGGGAAGGCCAGCGTTCGGGCAAGGACCTGAAGACGCTCGTGGACCACGCCCGCCGCATGCGGACGCTGATGCGCTACGCGCCCCGCAAATATGACGGCGCACTTATCGAGGCGCTGGCAATCAACGGCGCGCTCGGTGCGGATCTCGACAAGGACGCCCGCGTGAAGGCAATTGGCAAGGTCGCCGAGTGGCTCAAGGCAGGCGATGCCGAAGCGACCTGGTCAGGCGAACTCTCGACCGAGGGCGGTTATCTATTGAAGCGGGTGTGGCGGGGCGTCACCGACGCCTACATCATCGAGCCCAGCTTCCTCATCTCCGCCGAAGCGCGAAAGCTCGATACGCTGTCCAAGGAACAGGCCGCTGTGTACGCGACGCCGCTCACCTTGCGTACTCTCAAGAAGGGCGCCGTGGAGGCCGAGGCGGCTGTCGAAGCTGGCGAAGGGGAGGATGCGGCCGAGCAGACTGCTGCTTCCGACACCAAGGGCAAGCCGGTGCCGGTCACGCGTCCGTCCGAACTGCTCGACGCCGTGCTTGCGGCGGGCCGCAAGGGCCTCAGCATCCAGCGCTACAAGGGTCTTGGCGAAATGAATGCCGAGCAGCTGTGGGAAACCACGCTCGACCCCGCCAACCGCTCGCTGCTGCGCGTCGAAGTTGCGCAGGCGGACGTCGCGGACGAGATCTTCACGCGCCTGATGGGCGACGTCGTCGAGCCGCGCCGCGAGTTCATCCAGGACAACGCGCTCAGCGTCGCCAATCTCGACGTCTAGGAACCATAAGCGCGCAACGGCCATTGGCGCTGACGTGACTAGTCCCGCGACGATCACCATCGCGTCCTACAATATGCACAAGGCCGTCGGCCTGGACGGTCGGCGCGATCCGCATCGCGTCTTGAAGGTGCTGCAGGAAATCGATGCCGACATCGTCGCCCTGCAGGAAGCCGACAAAAGGGTCGGCGGCCGCGCCTCGACCGTCCCCCACGCGCTGATCGACAGCCACGGCATGTACAAGCCGGTCCACCTCGGCGTCCGGCACAAGCGAACGTTGGAGCGGGTGCGCAAGCACGCCGACCGGCTGTTCAAGCTCGATACGCGCAATATCGGCTGGCACGGGAACGCGATCCTGGTGAAGCATCATGTCGGCGTGCTCGACTGCGCGGCGCTCGAACTGCCGACCCTCGAACCGCGTGGCGCAGTGATTGCCGAGCTGTTGATCGGCGATAAGCCGATCCGGGTCGTCGGCATGCATCTCGACCTGTCCGGCCTGTGGCGCCGTCGTCAGATGCAGGCGATTCTGGAAGCGATCGAGCGGCGTCCGCACAAGATGCCGACAGTCTTGATGGGCGACACGAACGAGTGGCGTACGGCAGGAGGCTGCCTCCGCGACCTCAACGGCGAATTCCGCATCGCGCCGACCGGCCCGAGCTTCCATGCGCGCCATCCGGTTGCAGCGCTCGATAGGATCATCGTCCACAAGGATCTCAGCATCCACGCGGCCGGCGTGCACATGAGCCCGGCGGCGCGGAAAGCTTCCGACCACCTTCCAATCTGGGCGCGGCTGTCGGCCTAGCCGGCGATCTTCCTCATCCGCCGCCGCTGGATCGACGAGCCGATCCCCATCGACTCCCGATATTTGACGACGGTCCGCCGAGCGCAGTCGAAGCCCTTCTGCTTGAGCAATGCCGCGATGGCGTCGTCGCTGAGGATCTCGGTCTCTTGGTCTATCAATTGCTTGATGGCCGCTTTCACGGCCTCTGCCGCCGCGCCGTCGCCTTCCGAGGACTGGACGCCGGAGCCGAAGAAATATTTGAGCTCGAATAGCCCGCGATCGCACAGAAGATATTTGTTCGAGGTCACGCGACTGACTGTCGATTCATGCATGCCGATCGCGTCCGCGATCTCGCGCAGGGTCATGGGCTTCAGCGCCGAGACACCGCGATCGAAAAAGCCCTGCTGCCGCTTCACGATTTCCGAAACGACTTTCACGATCGTCCGGGCGCGTTGGTCTAGCGCCTTCACCAGCCAGGATGCGCTCTGCAGGCACTCGCTAAGCCAAGCGCGCGACGTCTTGTCCTGGGGGCCGGACTTCAATTCCTGATAGTAACGTCGATTGACCAGCAGCCGCGGCAGAGTCGACTGATTAAGCTCAACGGCGTAGCCGCCCCGAGTCCGGCGGATGAACACGTCGGGCGCGACATCCTCTGCGGCCGACACGGAAAATTGGCAGCCCGGCTTGGGGTCGTAGGCGCGAAGCTCGCGGATCATGTCCGCCAAGTCTTCATCGTCGACACCGCAAATGCGCTTGAGATCGTTCGTGCGGCCCTTCGACAGCAGGTCGAGATTGTCGATCAGGCGCGCCATTGCCGGATCGTAGCGGTCGGCCGCTTTCGCCTGCAGCGCCAGGCACTCGGCAAGCGAGCGGGCGCCGATGCCCGCGGGATCGAGGTCCTGAACGATCGCCAGTGCCTGTTCGACCAGTGGCGGCGGCGCGCCCGTCAGCTCCGCAATCTGCTCCAGCGGAACGGTCAGATAGCCGGTCTCGTCGAGCGCTTCTGCGATTACGCGAGCAAGGTTGCCGACATCCCCGCCGATGCCGTGAAGCTGGTCGAGCAGATGCTCGGCGAGTGATGTCGCGGCGTATTCAACCCGTTCGAAATCAAAGGCTTCGTCGGAGACGGATGACGTCACGACGTCGGAAAAGCTGTCCGTCTCCAGGGCCTCCGATGTCCAATCCCTGTCGAGCGGGCGGTCGTCGTCCGCATGACCCATGATCAGATTGTCGGCCCCCGGGTCTTCCGGTCCGTCCTCCCCGCCTTCGCCGCCATCGGAATCGTCGGTGACGAATTCGGCAGCCTGCTGCTCGTCGCCTTCCTCGCCACGCGCCTCGAGCAGAGGGTTCTTCGAAATTTCCTCGGCGAGGAAAGTCTCCAGCTCCATGTTCGACAATTGAAGCAGCTGGATCGCCTGGCGCAGCTGCGGCGTAAGGACCAGCTGCTGGCTTTGGCGGATGCTTAAGGAGGGCCCCAAGCCCATGGCGATCCGTCCTAGAGCGCGAAGCTCTCGCCGAGGTACAGGCGCCGGACCTCCTGGTCGGCGACCAACGCTTCGGGAGTACCCTGGAACAGCACCTGACCGTCGTAGATGATGCAGGCGCGATCGACGATGTCGAGCGTCTCGCGGACATTATGGTCGGTGATCAACACGCCGATTCCGCGCTGCTTCAGGTCGCGGACCAGCTCGCGGATATCGGCGATGGAAATGGGATCGATGCCGGCGAACGGCTCGTCGAGCAGCATGATCGACGGATCGGCCGCAAGCGCACGGGCGATCTCGCAACGTCGCCGCTCACCGCCCGATAGCGCCATGGCGGCCGAATCGCGAAGGCCGGCGAGGCCGAATTCGTTCAGCAACTGCTCCAGCCGGTCGCTCCGCGCCTGGCGGTCGGGTTCGGCAACTTCCAGCACTGCCAGAATATTCCCCTCGACCGTGAGCCCGCGGAAGATCGACGTTTCCTGCGGCAGGTAACCGAGGCCCAGGATCGCACGCCGGTACATCGGCAGTTCGGTAATGTCCTGGTTGTCGAGGAAGATGCGTCCGCTGTCCGGCTTCACCAGCCCCATGACCGAATAGAAGCAGGTGGTCTTGCCGGCGCCGTTGGGGCCTAGCAGCCCGACAACCTCGCCCCGGCGAACGTCGAGCGACACGTCGTGGAGCACGGCGCGGCGGTCATAGGCCTTGGCAATGGAGCGGACTTCAAGCCCGTCTATCCCTTGCCGCGCGTCGGCTGCTGGTCTCGCAAAGGCCGCAGCCTCGTTCATCAGCTTCCGTTCTTCTGTGGCACCGTGAAGTGGCCCGTTACGCGGCCGCCGCTCGAATTGACGCCCGGTGGGCCGCCATCGACGACTGCACGTCCTGTCTCGAGGTTGATCACCAGCCGCTGGCCATTGACGATATTCGGCCCACGCGTGAGCTGCACGTTGCCGATCAGCGTGATTAGCTTGGCGTCGAGATCGTAGATGCCAAAGTCGCCCTTGGCCGTTTCGGACGGACTGCGGACGACGACGCCGCCTGCTGCGTCGAGCCGGCGGATCTGGACGCCACGGGCGCCCTGCTTGCCGCCGGAATAAGCGACGGTGAGGCGCGCGGTGTCGAGGTTGAGTTCGGCCTGCGTCACATGAACGTTACCGGCGAAGATCGCGCGGTCGGCGCGGTCCTGCACTTCGATGCGGTCCGCGGTGACATCGACCGGCGCATTGCTGTTGTGTCCCTTGAGCGCCGAAGTCGGCTGTTCCTGGCGCACCTGTGCGACCGCAACGCCGGTCGCCGCGACGGCAAGGCTGGTTGCAAGGATGATGCCAATGGAACGCATGCCCCTCACTTGACCGCCCCTTGCACGATTTTCAAGCGAGCGCCGCCATCTAAGACGACACTCCGGCTGCCCAGGTCGGCATGAAGCCGCGCCGCCTGGAACTGCCCGAGGCGCATTTGGCCCGAAACCGGGCCGCCGCTGTTGAGCTGCCGACTGTTGAGGTCGACCATGACGTCGCTGGTCGCGAGCCGGTAGCCGTCGCCGCCGGTCACGCGGACCGGGCCGTTGATCAGCACCTGCTTGCGGTCGAGATTATACTTTCCCGTATTCGCCGCGATGGTCACCGGCCCCTGCGGCTGCTCGAGCTGGGCGAGCATTCCGTTGATGTCGACGACAGGCACGTCGCTGCTGCGCTGGATCGCGTTATTCGCGTTGATAACAAACTTCTGCCCCTTGTCGTCACTCCCCACGTAGCGAGCGGATTCGACTCGCATGCGTTCTTGCGCACTTTGCACTTTTTTCTTGTCGAGGATGAAGCTGACGTCGCCCTTGCGATCTAGCGGGGCGAGGGCGAGCACCGCGATCAGCACGCCAACCGCGCTCGGCAGCAGGATCTTGGTCCAGCGCACCAGACGGTCATGCGCGCTTCCGGGCACCGCCCAGCGCTGCTTGCCGGTCCGCTGGCGGATGGTCACGTCAGCCACGGCTGCAATCAGCCATCATGCGCCAGGATGTCCTGGTCGGCCCAACCGGCGATGTCGAGCAGGGCCCGAGCCGGAAGGAAGTCAAAGCAGGCCTGCGCGAGCGGCATGCGCCCTTCGCGCTCGAGCCGCTCGTCGAGCTTCTCTTTCAGCGCATGAAGGTAGCGGACGTCGCTCGCCGCATACTCGCGCTGCGCCTCCGAGAGCTCGGGCGCGCCCCAGTCGCTCGACTGTTGCTGCTTCGACAGGTCGACGTTCAGCACTTCCTTGACCAGGTCCTTGAGGCCGTGGCGATCGGTGTAAGTGCGAACGAGCCGGGATGCGGTACGCGTGCAATAGAGCGGCGCGGCCATGATCCCAAGATAGGCCTGCATGATCCCGACGTCGAACCGCGCGAAATGATAGAGCTTAAGCCGATTCGGATCGCCCAACAGGGCCTTGAGCCTTGGCGCCGCAAAATTGCTCCCCCGCCGGAAGCGGACGAGATGCTCATCGCCCTTGCCGTCCGACAGTTGCACCAGGCACAGCCGGTCGCGCCCGGGAATCAGTCCCATCGCCTCGGTGTCGACGGCAATCGGGCCGTCGCCGAACGAAACGTCGGCGGGAAGATCCTCCTCGTGGAAATGAACGGCCATTGGCACTCCTGAAGCGACTTGATGGGCCCGCTTTAGTCCGCGTGACACCCTCCATTCCAGCCCTACTGATTCTGTTCCAGATTGAATCACTAGAGCCGCTGATAATTTTGAGCTAAGGACGTGAACGGTGCGTGAGTGAGACACGTGCCGTGACCGGTTGCGCCAGGGGCCCAGCGCGTTGGTTCTATCTCATTGCGGGCACACGGAAGTTTAGGACGGCATGGGTTTCGATAGAGGGCGCAAGGGGGATCGCGGTGGTCGCGGCCGCGACAAGCGTGACAGTTTCGGTGAAGAGAATTCTTCTTCTTTCGGTGGTGGCGGCGATTTTGCCGGCGGCGGATTCCAGGAGCGGGGCGGCTACGGCGGCGGACGCGGTGGATTCGGCGGCGGCGGCGGCGGCGGCTACGGTGATCGCGGCGGTGGCGGCGGTTACGGCGGCGGTGGCTACGGCGGCGGCGGCGGTGGTTTCCGCGGCGGCGGCGGTGGCGGCGGCGGTTTCCGCGGCGGCGGCGGCGGCGGTGGCGGAATGCCTCCCCAGGTCGTTGGCGAAGGCAAAGGCGTCGTAAAATTCTTCAATCCGCAAAAGGGCTTCGGCTTCATCGTCCGCGATGACGGCGGTGAGGACGTGTTCGTCCACATTTCGGCGGTCGAGCAGGCGGGTCTTACCGACCTTGCCGACGGCCAGCCGTTGGAGTTCACGCTCGTCGATCGCGGCGGCCGTATCTCGGCGACGAACCTGCGCATCGAGGGCGACCCGATGCCGGTGGAGCGCAGTGGTGGCGGTGCAGGCGCGGCCGGCGGTGCCGGTGGTCCGCAGCGTCAGCTGACGGGCGAAAAGGCCAGCGGCACGGTCAAGTTCTTCAACTCCATGAAGGGCTTTGGCTTCATCCAGCGTGATGACGGCCAGCCGGACGCATTCGTTCACATCTCGGCCGTCGAGCGCGCGGGCATCCCGACGCTCAACGAAGGCGACCGGCTTGAGTTCGAACTGGAAGTCGATCGTCGCGGCAAGACCGCTGCAGTGAACCTGCAGACGATCAGCTAGGCTGAGACGAGCTTTCTAAGGGGGCGAGGAGCCGGCGGGGGAAACCTCGCCGGCTCTTTCCTTTTGCCTACATCGCGCTGTCGTAGAAGCGGTCCAGATCGCTCTTCAGCTGACGCGACGAGGCCGGGTCGATGTACATCATATGGCCCGCCGGATAGTAAGCGTAGGTGATGTTGGCGGCGACGGACGGCTCGATCGCCATGTGTCCGACCTCATAATCCGCGCCCATGAACGGCGTCGCGAGGTCGTAATAGCCGTTGACCATGAACAGCTTCATCCGCGGGTTCTGCCGCATCGCGTCAGCCAGATCGACGCTGGTGTCGGCGATCGGCTGATTGCCCTGTGAGCTCTTGTGGGTGAACTCCCACTTGCCGCCGATCCCGCCGTAATTGTTGATCCGGTACGTGAGCGGCGTCTTGTAGCCGAGATCGCGGAACAGATAGTCGTTGATCGCGCCGGTGAAGCCGCCGGTGATTGCGCTGGCCTGCGGGTCGTAGGTCGGGTCCGAACCTACCTGATCCGCCTCGGTGCCGAGGTAGCGCGAATCGATACGGCCGATGATCTGGCGGCGGTCTCGCAGAAGCTCGCGCCGGAAGCGCTCGGGATCGACGCGAAGGTTCGCGCGCAGAATATAATCCGCCGACAGGCCCGTCAGCGCCGCCATCTGATTGGCAACCGAGCGCTTCTCTTCATCGCTGATTGCACGCCCCTTCTGCAACGCCGCCGCATAGGGTCCGGTCGCAAAGGCGCGGGCCTGCTCGGCAAAGCTGTCGAGCGTGCCGTTGTGCGCCACCCGGCCATGGTACCAGGCGTCGGTCGCGTAGGTCGGCAGGAAGTTGATGAAGACCTGGTCACCGCCGAAGTCTGCGAAGTTCAGCACCGTCGACACAAGCACGATGCCGTTGAGCTGGACGCCCTTGTCAGCGAGTGTGTTCGAGAGACCCGCCGCGCGCAGCGTGCCGTAGCTTTCGCCGATGATGAACTTCGGGCTGTTCCAGCGGCCGTACTTCGTCAGGTAGCGCTGGATGGCTCGCGTAAAGGCATCGAGATCCTTGTCGACGCCGAAGAAGTCTTCGGGCTTACCCTTGCCGACCGGTCGCGACAGGCCCGTGGTCATGGCGTCGAGGAAGACAAGGTCCGACTTGTCCAGCAACGTGTCCTGGTTGGACGACACACGGAACGGCGGTCCGCTGATGGTTTCGGGGATCGAGGCGTCCACCTTCATCGGGCCGAACGAGCCCATGTGCAGCCACATCGTCGAGCTGCCAGGGCCCCCATTGAAGAGGAACGTCACCGGTCGCGGACGACCGTTTGTGCTCGGCATCGTGTAAGCCGTGTAGAACATGCTCCCGACCGCTTCGCCGTCGTCGTTGCGGATGGTGAGCGTGCCCGGCGTCGCCGTATAGGTCAGGGTCCGCCCGCGGAAACTGATCGAGCGCTTGACAGGCTGAGCCGTCTCCTCCGCGGTCGCCTTTGCCGTATCGTCGTCCTTGCCCTTGTCCTTTTCTTTTGCTGCCGCGTCGGCCTGGGCGCCCGGCGGCGGAGCGTCGCCGGCGTTGGTCGAAGCCTGCTGCGCGACAGCGGTACTGGACAGCAGCAGGGAAATCAGAAGCAGGGACGATCGCATCATTGACCTTTCATCGGGATCGGACGTCCCTGCGCCATGACATAGCCGACGCGCTGCACAGCCGTCGGATCGACCAACGGGTCTCCATCGACTGCAATCAGGTCGGCGGCCTTGCCGACATCGAGCGTGCCGGTCTCATTAGACAAGTTCATGAGGTCCGGTCCGCCCTTGGTCGCGGCGATCAATGCATCGCGCGGGGTCATGCCGCCCTTGGTCACCATCAGCTCGACCTCCTTGTTGGCGAGCGTGTGCGCGGCGACCGCGCTGTCGGTGCCGAGCGCGATCTTCACGCCAGTGCGATAGGCGAGGTTCAGGCCTTTGCCCCACACGCCGAGCGTCTCGCGCGTCTTCGCTTCCATCGCCGGCGTCATCTTGCCGGTCCCGAGCATGCCGCTGACGCCGCTGAACGCCATCAAGGTTGCGGAGTAGTAGGTGCCGTGCGCTTTCATCGCTCGGGCGCCAGCCTCGTCGAGGAAAGTGCCATGCTCGATCGAATCGATGCCGGCATTGGTCGCCGCGAGGATGCCGCGGGCGCCGTGCGCGTGGGCAGCCGTCTTGAGGTGCATGGCGTGTGCCATGTCGACGATGCCCTTGAGCTCTGCATCGGTGAAATGCTGCTCCAGACCCATCGCGCCAGGGTCGAGCACGCCGCCGGTCGCCATCACCTTGATAACGTCGACCCCGGCAGCCGCCAGCTTGCGAACGACCTTCTGGCATTCCTCGACGCCCGTGCAGACGGACGGATTGAGGTGCGCTTCGTTGATCGCGTCGGCGAGCTCGGGCGGCAGGCCGGTAGCGGCGTCGGCATGGCCGCCGATGATCGACAACGGCTCGCCGGAAACCTTGATGCGTGGGCCGGGGAAGCGCCCCTCCGCGACGGCGTCGCGAACCGCGATGACGGAAGAAGTGTCGCCGCCAAGGTCACGCACCGTGGTGAAGCCCGCACGCGCCATCTCCAGCGCGTGCGTCAGCCCGAGCGTGGTGCCGTAGGGCGTTGAATATTTCTGCGTGAAATAGCTGTACCAGGGCGTGCCGGACGTTTGCGTCAGGTGGACGTGCACATCCGTCATGCCCGGCAGCACGGTGCGGCTCCGCTCATCGACGACGATCGCGCCCTCCGGCGCCGTGAAGCCGTTATCGATCCGGACGATGCGCCCGTTGTCGACAAGCACTGTCGAGTTGCCGCGCGCCGGCTGAGCAGCGTCGACGATCAGCCTCCCGGCCTGGATGGCGTAGGTCTCGGCATGAGCGGCACCGGCCACGGCCAGCGCAGCCGCGCCGGCGAGCAATGTCTTGAGCATGAAATTCCCCTTTCGAAGGGGCGAGGATTAACGGCTAAAGCCGCCGCTTCAAGTTACCTGTGCACGCAGGGTTGCAATGGTGTCGGCCTCGTTCGCCGGCTTGTCGGTGCGGATCCGGCTGACGCGCGGGAAGCGCATGGCAAGACCCGACTTGTGGCGGGTGCTGGCGTGGATCGAATCATAGGCAACTTCGAGGACGAGTCCCTTCTCGACCTCACGCACCGGGCCGAAGCGCTGCGTCGTGTGGCCGCGAATCCAGCGGTCGAGCCATTTGAGCTCCTCGTCGGTGAAACCGAAATAGGCTTTGCCGACCGGGAGCAACTCGCCCTCCTCGTTCCAGCAGCCGAAGGTGTAGTCGCTGTAATAGCTTGAGCGTTTGCCCGATCCGCGTTGCGCGTACATCAGCACGCAGTCGGCGGTCAGCGGATCGCGCTTCCATTTGTACCACAGTCCGGTGCGGCGGCCGGCGACGTAGGGGCTGTCGCGCCGTTTCAGCATGATGCCCTCGATGGCGACATCGCGGGCGCTTGTGCGGAGATCTTCCAGCTCTTCGAAGCTCGCGGCGGCGATGACCTGGGAGATATCGAAGCGGCTAGGA
This portion of the Sphingomonas limnosediminicola genome encodes:
- the gyrB gene encoding DNA topoisomerase (ATP-hydrolyzing) subunit B, whose product is MATDPNQNEYGADSIKVLKGLDAVRKRPGMYIGDTDDGSGLHHMVFEVSDNAIDEALAGHCDLILIQLNPDGSVTVEDNGRGIPTGIHAEEGVSAAEVIMTQLHAGGKFENTSDDNAYKVSGGLHGVGVSVVNALSEWLDLTIWRDGEEHFMRFRHGDAEAPLKVVGPAPEGKKGTRVTFLPSPATFKITEFDFESLEHRYRELAFLNSGVRILLADARHEERVEHELYYEGGIAAFVKYLDRAKTPLFPEPIAISAVRDGIGIDVALEWNDSYYENVLPFTNNIPQRDGGTHMAAFRAALTRTINGYAEKSGMLKKEKVTLTGDDMREGLTAIVSVKLPDPKFSSQTKDKLVSSEVRQPLESLMSDKMSEWLEENPANARSIIQKVIDAAAAREAARKAREASRKSVMGIASLPGKLADCQERDPALSELFLVEGDSAGGSAKQGRNRQNQAILPLKGKILNVERARFDRMLGSKEIGTLIQALGTSIGAEEFNIEKLRYHKIVIMTDADVDGAHIRTLLLTFFYRQMPKLLENGHLYIAQPPLYKVSRGRSEVYLKDDAALDDYLEEAGLEGLVLDTREGQRSGKDLKTLVDHARRMRTLMRYAPRKYDGALIEALAINGALGADLDKDARVKAIGKVAEWLKAGDAEATWSGELSTEGGYLLKRVWRGVTDAYIIEPSFLISAEARKLDTLSKEQAAVYATPLTLRTLKKGAVEAEAAVEAGEGEDAAEQTAASDTKGKPVPVTRPSELLDAVLAAGRKGLSIQRYKGLGEMNAEQLWETTLDPANRSLLRVEVAQADVADEIFTRLMGDVVEPRREFIQDNALSVANLDV
- a CDS encoding endonuclease/exonuclease/phosphatase family protein; translation: MTSPATITIASYNMHKAVGLDGRRDPHRVLKVLQEIDADIVALQEADKRVGGRASTVPHALIDSHGMYKPVHLGVRHKRTLERVRKHADRLFKLDTRNIGWHGNAILVKHHVGVLDCAALELPTLEPRGAVIAELLIGDKPIRVVGMHLDLSGLWRRRQMQAILEAIERRPHKMPTVLMGDTNEWRTAGGCLRDLNGEFRIAPTGPSFHARHPVAALDRIIVHKDLSIHAAGVHMSPAARKASDHLPIWARLSA
- the rpoN gene encoding RNA polymerase factor sigma-54, whose product is MGLGPSLSIRQSQQLVLTPQLRQAIQLLQLSNMELETFLAEEISKNPLLEARGEEGDEQQAAEFVTDDSDGGEGGEDGPEDPGADNLIMGHADDDRPLDRDWTSEALETDSFSDVVTSSVSDEAFDFERVEYAATSLAEHLLDQLHGIGGDVGNLARVIAEALDETGYLTVPLEQIAELTGAPPPLVEQALAIVQDLDPAGIGARSLAECLALQAKAADRYDPAMARLIDNLDLLSKGRTNDLKRICGVDDEDLADMIRELRAYDPKPGCQFSVSAAEDVAPDVFIRRTRGGYAVELNQSTLPRLLVNRRYYQELKSGPQDKTSRAWLSECLQSASWLVKALDQRARTIVKVVSEIVKRQQGFFDRGVSALKPMTLREIADAIGMHESTVSRVTSNKYLLCDRGLFELKYFFGSGVQSSEGDGAAAEAVKAAIKQLIDQETEILSDDAIAALLKQKGFDCARRTVVKYRESMGIGSSIQRRRMRKIAG
- the lptB gene encoding LPS export ABC transporter ATP-binding protein → MNEAAAFARPAADARQGIDGLEVRSIAKAYDRRAVLHDVSLDVRRGEVVGLLGPNGAGKTTCFYSVMGLVKPDSGRIFLDNQDITELPMYRRAILGLGYLPQETSIFRGLTVEGNILAVLEVAEPDRQARSDRLEQLLNEFGLAGLRDSAAMALSGGERRRCEIARALAADPSIMLLDEPFAGIDPISIADIRELVRDLKQRGIGVLITDHNVRETLDIVDRACIIYDGQVLFQGTPEALVADQEVRRLYLGESFAL
- a CDS encoding LptA/OstA family protein, giving the protein MRSIGIILATSLAVAATGVAVAQVRQEQPTSALKGHNSNAPVDVTADRIEVQDRADRAIFAGNVHVTQAELNLDTARLTVAYSGGKQGARGVQIRRLDAAGGVVVRSPSETAKGDFGIYDLDAKLITLIGNVQLTRGPNIVNGQRLVINLETGRAVVDGGPPGVNSSGGRVTGHFTVPQKNGS
- the lptC gene encoding LPS export ABC transporter periplasmic protein LptC → MADVTIRQRTGKQRWAVPGSAHDRLVRWTKILLPSAVGVLIAVLALAPLDRKGDVSFILDKKKVQSAQERMRVESARYVGSDDKGQKFVINANNAIQRSSDVPVVDINGMLAQLEQPQGPVTIAANTGKYNLDRKQVLINGPVRVTGGDGYRLATSDVMVDLNSRQLNSGGPVSGQMRLGQFQAARLHADLGSRSVVLDGGARLKIVQGAVK
- a CDS encoding ribonuclease D, giving the protein MAVHFHEEDLPADVSFGDGPIAVDTEAMGLIPGRDRLCLVQLSDGKGDEHLVRFRRGSNFAAPRLKALLGDPNRLKLYHFARFDVGIMQAYLGIMAAPLYCTRTASRLVRTYTDRHGLKDLVKEVLNVDLSKQQQSSDWGAPELSEAQREYAASDVRYLHALKEKLDERLEREGRMPLAQACFDFLPARALLDIAGWADQDILAHDG
- a CDS encoding cold-shock protein gives rise to the protein MGFDRGRKGDRGGRGRDKRDSFGEENSSSFGGGGDFAGGGFQERGGYGGGRGGFGGGGGGGYGDRGGGGGYGGGGYGGGGGGFRGGGGGGGGFRGGGGGGGGMPPQVVGEGKGVVKFFNPQKGFGFIVRDDGGEDVFVHISAVEQAGLTDLADGQPLEFTLVDRGGRISATNLRIEGDPMPVERSGGGAGAAGGAGGPQRQLTGEKASGTVKFFNSMKGFGFIQRDDGQPDAFVHISAVERAGIPTLNEGDRLEFELEVDRRGKTAAVNLQTIS
- a CDS encoding S10 family peptidase, translated to MMRSSLLLISLLLSSTAVAQQASTNAGDAPPPGAQADAAAKEKDKGKDDDTAKATAEETAQPVKRSISFRGRTLTYTATPGTLTIRNDDGEAVGSMFYTAYTMPSTNGRPRPVTFLFNGGPGSSTMWLHMGSFGPMKVDASIPETISGPPFRVSSNQDTLLDKSDLVFLDAMTTGLSRPVGKGKPEDFFGVDKDLDAFTRAIQRYLTKYGRWNSPKFIIGESYGTLRAAGLSNTLADKGVQLNGIVLVSTVLNFADFGGDQVFINFLPTYATDAWYHGRVAHNGTLDSFAEQARAFATGPYAAALQKGRAISDEEKRSVANQMAALTGLSADYILRANLRVDPERFRRELLRDRRQIIGRIDSRYLGTEADQVGSDPTYDPQASAITGGFTGAINDYLFRDLGYKTPLTYRINNYGGIGGKWEFTHKSSQGNQPIADTSVDLADAMRQNPRMKLFMVNGYYDLATPFMGADYEVGHMAIEPSVAANITYAYYPAGHMMYIDPASSRQLKSDLDRFYDSAM
- a CDS encoding amidohydrolase family protein; translated protein: MLKTLLAGAAALAVAGAAHAETYAIQAGRLIVDAAQPARGNSTVLVDNGRIVRIDNGFTAPEGAIVVDERSRTVLPGMTDVHVHLTQTSGTPWYSYFTQKYSTPYGTTLGLTHALEMARAGFTTVRDLGGDTSSVIAVRDAVAEGRFPGPRIKVSGEPLSIIGGHADAATGLPPELADAINEAHLNPSVCTGVEECQKVVRKLAAAGVDVIKVMATGGVLDPGAMGLEQHFTDAELKGIVDMAHAMHLKTAAHAHGARGILAATNAGIDSIEHGTFLDEAGARAMKAHGTYYSATLMAFSGVSGMLGTGKMTPAMEAKTRETLGVWGKGLNLAYRTGVKIALGTDSAVAAHTLANKEVELMVTKGGMTPRDALIAATKGGPDLMNLSNETGTLDVGKAADLIAVDGDPLVDPTAVQRVGYVMAQGRPIPMKGQ